The Limnospira fusiformis SAG 85.79 genomic interval GATTTGAGCAGTTGAAAACGGTTTTATTTTGGGATATTGACGGGACACTTTTAAACACTAAAGGGGCGGGGAGATCGGCGATGGAAGCAGCGATCGCAGATCTAATAGGCGATCGCACCGATTTGTCAGCTTTGAATATGGCGGGATTGACAGATTGGGATATTTGCAGCAGGATTTTAGAAAAGTGCAATCTTGAACCGACGGCGGAAAATATCGAACAACTTGAGAAACTCTACATTAAACATCTCCCCGAAATGTTGCTGCGATGTCGGGGATATGTGTTGGCGGGAGTGCGGGAAATTTTGGAGAATTTGCAACAGCGCACCGATGTTTTATCTTTGGTTTTAACGGGAAATATGGAAGCGGGGGGAAGGGCTAAATTGGCTCACTATGGTCTGGATTCATACTTCCCCCTAGGCGCGTTTTCCAGGCGATCGCGCGAGCGGGTGGAAATTGCACAACGGGCTATGATTTTAGCCGAGCAACAGTTAGGAAAACTCACGCCGGATCGATTATATGTTATTGGTGATACGCCCCATGATGTGCGCTGCGGTCAAGCGATTGGGGCGAGGGCGATCGCGATCGCTTCAGGACACCATGGCGCTGAAGAGTTGAGAGCATGATTTAATCTCAAATTAGGTTAATATTTTAGGGCAATATGGTATAAGAAGCGAGAAGAGTTGAGGATAAACCTATTGCCAGATATGTCAAACCCAAGGAAGCCGCCCAAATCCTTCGAGTCCATGAAAGAACACTCCGCAGATGGGACGACAATGGCTCAATCGAGACCATCAGAACCCCCGCTGGGCAACGACGATACAACGTTGAGTCATATACTGCCAAATCAGGCAGTGACAAACGCAAAGTCGTTATCTATGCCAGAGTTAGTAGCCGCGCCCAGCAGTCCGACCTCAACCGACAGGTGGCCGCACTGTCCAACCTCTACCCCGAAGCAGAAGTCGTCTCAGAAATCGGAGGCGGGCTCAACTTCAAGGGAAAGAAAATGCTGGCCTTACTGGGACATCAATTGTCAGGAGATGTCCGCATGGTTGTCGTTGCCCACAAAGACCGATTGGCAATATGGGGATTTGACTTGTTTCGATGGCTCTGTGAGCAAAACAGGTGCTCACTCATGGTTCTCAACCAGACAAGTCTCAGTCCAGAACCAGAAATGGTTGAGGACATCCTCGCCATCCTCCACTGCTTCAGTTCCCGATTATACCGACGGAGTAAATACAAAACTCAGGTCAAAGAAGATCCGGATTTACCCCAGCCCCGAGCTAAATCAAGTCTGGCGTAAATGGCTGGCTGCTTGTCGGTATTGCTACAACCAAGCAATTGCATTATCTAGGAGTGGTAAACGACTAAGCAAGTTAAAGTTACGCAACGAAGTGATGCAGAGTGACTTACCCGAATGGGTCAAAGAAACACCCTGCCACATTCGGCAAAATGCCATCTTTGATGCCTATCAGGCTTTGACCGCTAGTCCTGATGCAAGGTTTAGAAGTTGTCGTGACAGCTCTCAAGGGATTAAGTTCAATAATACTAATTTCTCTTCAGGGAGTTGGTATCCAAGACTCACGAAAGGATTAACTTTCATGGTTTCCGAACCCATCCCTAAAACTTGCGGGCAAGGGACTCAGTTGGTGTTTACCAAAGGTCGATGGTTGGCGATTTTCCCTGAACCAGTTGCCGTTACCCCAACTGACGCTACTGGCGTGATTGCATTAGACCCGGGTGTGCGAACTTTCATAACTGGGTTTGATGGCTCTCGATTTCTGGAATTGGGCTCCGGGGATATTGGACGCATTACTAGGCTATGTCAACATTTGGATGATTTGATGAGCCGAATCGCCAAGGAACCCTGTCGTTCAAGAAGGCGACGGATGAGGCAAGCGGCTCAACGAATGAGAACTAAAATCCGGAATTTAGTGGATGAGGCCCACAAACAAATTGCTCACTACTTGACTCACAACTACAGCCTAATTTTTTTGCCCACCTTTGAGACTTCCGATATGGTTGCCAAGGTGAAGCGTCTAATCAGGTCTAAGACTGCCCGCGCCATGCTGACATGGGCGCATTATCGATTCAAACTAACCCTGAGACATCAAGCCGAGATAACTGGAACCACAGTTGTAGATGTGACGGAAGAATACACCAGCAAAACCTGTACTCACTGTGGTCATGTCCATTCCCAGCTAGGTGGCTCAAAAGTGT includes:
- a CDS encoding RNA-guided endonuclease InsQ/TnpB family protein, producing MYPSPELNQVWRKWLAACRYCYNQAIALSRSGKRLSKLKLRNEVMQSDLPEWVKETPCHIRQNAIFDAYQALTASPDARFRSCRDSSQGIKFNNTNFSSGSWYPRLTKGLTFMVSEPIPKTCGQGTQLVFTKGRWLAIFPEPVAVTPTDATGVIALDPGVRTFITGFDGSRFLELGSGDIGRITRLCQHLDDLMSRIAKEPCRSRRRRMRQAAQRMRTKIRNLVDEAHKQIAHYLTHNYSLIFLPTFETSDMVAKVKRLIRSKTARAMLTWAHYRFKLTLRHQAEITGTTVVDVTEEYTSKTCTHCGHVHSQLGGSKVFRCPECGFTLPRDWNGAFGIFLKALRDTASVTLTGNSAIVALSGNSRINVA
- a CDS encoding IS607 family transposase; the encoded protein is MARYVKPKEAAQILRVHERTLRRWDDNGSIETIRTPAGQRRYNVESYTAKSGSDKRKVVIYARVSSRAQQSDLNRQVAALSNLYPEAEVVSEIGGGLNFKGKKMLALLGHQLSGDVRMVVVAHKDRLAIWGFDLFRWLCEQNRCSLMVLNQTSLSPEPEMVEDILAILHCFSSRLYRRSKYKTQVKEDPDLPQPRAKSSLA
- a CDS encoding HAD family hydrolase, translating into MNREKGGFEQLKTVLFWDIDGTLLNTKGAGRSAMEAAIADLIGDRTDLSALNMAGLTDWDICSRILEKCNLEPTAENIEQLEKLYIKHLPEMLLRCRGYVLAGVREILENLQQRTDVLSLVLTGNMEAGGRAKLAHYGLDSYFPLGAFSRRSRERVEIAQRAMILAEQQLGKLTPDRLYVIGDTPHDVRCGQAIGARAIAIASGHHGAEELRA